From a single Calothrix sp. NIES-2098 genomic region:
- a CDS encoding alcohol dehydrogenase codes for MNTTYRKLIAKQLNQDFKSAVELVEVPLSKPTSNQLLIQNKYAGVNGGFDTLLCRGDVPYVNLIPPFDLGVEAVGEVVAIGEDVKDVQIGDAVITTTRGGGYREYQVVDANLALKVRQATPELLTLMPTGVSALVALEQVGEMKSNEVVLVTAAAGGTGHIAVQLAKLAGNHVVGTCSSQAKANLLRELGCDRIINYRTENLNQILKQEYPNGINLIFDCVGKQVFDTCVENLAVRGRLVVVGFISEYAKDIEQITQLRIYHQLFWKAASVRGFLMPHYKEYMPEARDRLLNLFYNGKLQVAVDSTQFQGIESIPDAVQYLLTGQNTGKVVVRF; via the coding sequence ATGAATACAACATACAGAAAGTTAATAGCAAAGCAATTAAATCAAGATTTTAAATCGGCTGTTGAACTTGTCGAAGTTCCTCTTTCTAAACCTACTAGTAACCAACTTTTAATTCAAAATAAATATGCTGGCGTTAACGGTGGCTTTGACACATTACTTTGTCGTGGCGATGTTCCCTATGTAAATCTAATTCCTCCTTTTGATTTGGGTGTAGAAGCAGTGGGAGAAGTTGTCGCTATAGGTGAAGATGTCAAAGATGTTCAAATAGGTGATGCTGTAATTACGACAACACGTGGTGGTGGTTATAGAGAATATCAAGTTGTTGATGCAAACTTAGCACTGAAGGTACGCCAAGCAACACCAGAATTGCTCACACTCATGCCTACAGGTGTATCAGCTTTGGTGGCATTGGAACAAGTGGGGGAGATGAAAAGTAATGAAGTGGTTTTAGTAACAGCAGCAGCAGGGGGAACCGGTCATATTGCAGTGCAATTGGCAAAGCTAGCAGGTAATCATGTCGTTGGTACTTGTAGTTCGCAAGCGAAGGCAAACTTACTAAGAGAATTGGGATGCGATCGCATTATTAACTATCGCACAGAAAATCTCAACCAAATTCTCAAGCAAGAATATCCTAATGGGATTAATTTAATTTTTGACTGTGTAGGTAAACAGGTTTTTGATACCTGCGTGGAAAACTTAGCAGTGCGGGGACGGTTAGTGGTGGTTGGTTTTATTTCCGAATACGCGAAGGACATAGAACAAATTACCCAACTCCGAATTTATCACCAACTATTTTGGAAAGCTGCTTCTGTTCGCGGCTTTTTGATGCCTCATTATAAAGAATATATGCCAGAAGCACGCGATCGCCTATTAAATCTTTTCTACAATGGTAAACTCCAGGTTGCCGTCGATTCTACTCAATTTCAAGGTATAGAATCTATTCCTGATGCTGTTCAATATCTCTTAACAGGTCAAAATACTGGCAAAGTAGTTGTTAGGTTTTAA